A genome region from Microbacterium sp. CGR2 includes the following:
- the guaB gene encoding IMP dehydrogenase: MDQHDPFGFVGLTYDDVLLLPGHTDVIPSEADTSSRITRRISVATPLLSSAMDTVTESRMAIAMAREGGIGILHRNLSIADQAAHVDRVKRSESGMITDPITTTTDATVEEVDALCAKYRISGLPVVDESGKLVGIITNRDMRFVSGFERQTTFVKDVMTRENLVTARVGVAAGEVIALFAKHRVEKLPLIDDDGKLAGLITIKDFDKSEKYPLATKDDQGRLRVGAAIGFFGDAWERAEALRDAGVDVLVVDTANGQSQGVIDLVRRLKADESFEHIDIIGGNVATREGAQALIDAGVDAVKVGVGPGSICTTRVVAGVGVPQVTAVYEASLAARPAGVPVIADGGLQYSGDIAKALVAGADAVMLGSLLAGTDESPGEIVFQSGKQFKQYRGMGSLGAMQTRGKQTSYSKDRYFQADVPSDDKLIPEGIEGQVPYRGPLSAVAYQLVGGLRQSMFYVGARTIEELKQRGKFVRITSAGLKESHPHDVQIVVEAPNYKK, translated from the coding sequence ATGGACCAGCACGATCCCTTCGGCTTCGTCGGACTGACGTACGACGACGTGCTGCTCCTGCCGGGGCACACCGACGTCATCCCCAGCGAGGCCGACACCTCCTCTCGGATCACCCGACGCATCTCGGTGGCCACCCCGCTGCTGTCCAGCGCGATGGACACGGTCACCGAGTCGCGGATGGCGATCGCGATGGCTCGCGAGGGCGGCATCGGCATCCTGCACCGCAACCTCTCGATCGCAGACCAGGCGGCCCACGTCGACCGCGTGAAGCGCAGCGAGTCCGGCATGATCACCGACCCGATCACGACGACCACGGACGCCACGGTAGAAGAGGTCGACGCCCTTTGCGCGAAGTACCGCATCTCCGGCCTTCCGGTGGTCGATGAGAGCGGCAAGCTGGTCGGCATCATCACCAACCGCGACATGCGGTTCGTCTCGGGCTTCGAGCGCCAGACCACCTTCGTGAAAGACGTCATGACGCGCGAGAACCTCGTGACGGCGCGCGTCGGCGTCGCCGCAGGTGAGGTCATCGCCCTGTTCGCGAAGCATCGTGTCGAGAAGCTTCCGCTGATCGACGACGACGGCAAGCTCGCCGGGCTCATCACCATCAAGGACTTCGACAAGAGTGAGAAGTACCCTCTCGCCACCAAGGACGATCAGGGGCGTCTGCGCGTGGGCGCGGCGATCGGATTCTTCGGCGACGCCTGGGAGCGCGCCGAGGCGCTGCGCGACGCGGGAGTCGACGTGCTCGTGGTCGACACCGCCAACGGCCAGTCGCAGGGCGTGATCGACCTCGTCCGCCGGCTGAAGGCCGACGAGTCGTTCGAACACATCGACATCATCGGCGGGAACGTCGCCACCCGCGAGGGCGCTCAGGCTCTGATCGACGCCGGAGTGGACGCGGTGAAGGTCGGCGTGGGCCCGGGGTCGATCTGCACGACCCGCGTCGTCGCCGGTGTCGGAGTCCCCCAGGTCACAGCGGTGTACGAGGCATCACTCGCCGCACGCCCGGCGGGCGTCCCCGTCATCGCCGATGGCGGGCTCCAGTACTCGGGCGACATCGCCAAGGCGCTCGTCGCCGGCGCCGACGCCGTGATGCTCGGCTCGTTGCTGGCCGGCACCGATGAGTCGCCGGGGGAGATCGTCTTCCAGTCGGGCAAGCAGTTCAAGCAGTACCGCGGGATGGGTTCGCTCGGCGCGATGCAGACCCGCGGCAAGCAGACCTCCTATTCGAAGGACCGCTACTTCCAGGCGGATGTGCCCAGCGACGACAAGCTGATCCCCGAGGGCATCGAAGGTCAGGTTCCCTACCGTGGTCCGCTTTCGGCGGTCGCCTACCAACTCGTCGGCGGTCTTCGGCAGTCGATGTTCTACGTCGGAGCGCGCACGATCGAGGAGCTCAAGCAGCGCGGCAAGTTCGTGCGCATCACCTCGGCCGGTCTCAAGGAGTCGCACCCGCATGATGTGCAGATCGTGGTCGAGGCCCCGAACTACAAGAAGTAG
- a CDS encoding ATP-grasp domain-containing protein, translating to MMTRVLVTGAGGPAGVAVIRSLLNRADLTVFAADMDGWASGIYLVPPSQRRLVPPGRDTDFVPAIARMVVEDDLDLVISTVDVELIALADRRDELAPAVLAAPPSETLHTALDKLALAQRCAPTGRTPRTVLAGPAALDIEWEFPAFAKPRQGAGSRGIRLVPDRAALEALPTDEDLIVQDYLPGEEYSVDVIADADGNVVAAVPRTRARVDSGVAIAGRTVRDPELEETAAAIARAIGLVGVANVQLRRDRAGRAVLLEVNPRFPGALPLTIAAGVDIPSLVADLFLGREIPARIPFREVASVRFLEDVIVEVDELLVSEHAGHQEEQ from the coding sequence ATGATGACGCGCGTTCTGGTTACCGGTGCCGGCGGACCCGCAGGTGTGGCCGTGATCCGCTCACTGCTGAACCGGGCGGACCTGACCGTGTTCGCCGCCGACATGGACGGCTGGGCCAGCGGCATCTATCTCGTTCCTCCGTCGCAGCGGCGACTCGTGCCTCCCGGGCGGGATACGGACTTCGTTCCGGCGATCGCCCGGATGGTGGTGGAGGACGACCTCGATCTCGTCATCTCGACGGTCGACGTCGAACTCATCGCCCTCGCCGATCGTCGAGACGAGCTCGCGCCGGCCGTGCTGGCGGCGCCGCCGTCAGAGACTCTGCACACGGCGCTCGACAAGCTCGCGCTCGCCCAACGATGCGCTCCCACGGGCCGCACCCCGCGGACGGTCCTGGCCGGACCCGCCGCGCTCGACATCGAGTGGGAGTTCCCGGCCTTCGCCAAGCCGCGCCAGGGGGCCGGCAGCCGCGGCATCCGCCTGGTTCCCGACCGCGCAGCTCTCGAAGCGCTGCCCACCGACGAAGACCTCATCGTGCAGGACTACCTGCCCGGCGAGGAGTATTCGGTCGACGTCATCGCCGATGCCGACGGGAACGTCGTCGCCGCCGTCCCGCGCACACGCGCCCGCGTCGATTCCGGCGTCGCGATCGCCGGACGCACCGTGCGCGACCCCGAACTCGAAGAGACCGCGGCGGCCATCGCCCGGGCGATCGGCCTGGTCGGCGTGGCGAACGTGCAGTTGCGCCGCGACCGAGCGGGACGAGCAGTGCTGCTCGAAGTCAATCCGCGCTTCCCCGGTGCGCTTCCCCTGACGATCGCCGCAGGCGTGGACATCCCGTCTCTGGTCGCCGACCTGTTCCTCGGTCGCGAGATCCCGGCTCGGATCCCCTTCCGTGAGGTCGCGTCCGTGCGGTTCCTGGAGGACGTGATCGTCGAGGTCGACGAGCTGCTCGTCTCGGAACACGCCGGACATCAGGAGGAGCAGTGA
- a CDS encoding PHP domain-containing protein — MSHPALRGDHHVHSSFSDDAVSTLAENVAAAAGVGLHTVRLVDHVRGSTTWVPEYLAAVRGLVVPDGLRVLTGVEAKILDASGELDIPPLPEGIDRILIADHQFPAADGPLGPTAVRGRIADGWAADDVLDMLVSALIASMRRHPGNQLAHCFSILPKIGLSEDALGDQRIDAWARAAAETDTLVEVNEKWGCPDLGALAALRRAGAEIVASTDSHVASDVGRYSRVTALLAAEEAAHG; from the coding sequence GTGAGCCATCCGGCTCTGCGGGGCGACCACCATGTGCACTCGTCCTTCTCGGACGATGCCGTCTCGACTCTCGCCGAGAACGTCGCGGCCGCCGCGGGCGTCGGTCTGCACACGGTGCGCCTGGTGGACCACGTCCGCGGGAGCACCACCTGGGTCCCGGAGTATCTCGCTGCCGTGCGCGGACTGGTCGTGCCCGACGGGCTCCGGGTGCTCACCGGCGTCGAAGCGAAGATCCTCGATGCATCCGGTGAGTTGGACATCCCCCCGCTTCCCGAGGGCATCGACCGCATCCTCATCGCCGACCATCAGTTCCCCGCTGCGGACGGGCCCCTCGGCCCGACGGCCGTGCGCGGACGCATCGCCGACGGCTGGGCAGCCGATGACGTCCTCGACATGCTGGTCTCCGCGCTGATCGCCTCGATGCGTCGGCACCCGGGGAATCAGCTCGCGCACTGCTTCTCCATCCTGCCGAAGATCGGTCTGTCGGAGGACGCTCTCGGGGATCAACGCATCGACGCCTGGGCGCGTGCGGCAGCAGAGACCGACACGCTCGTCGAGGTGAACGAGAAATGGGGCTGCCCGGATCTCGGGGCGCTCGCCGCTCTGCGCAGAGCCGGAGCCGAGATCGTCGCGTCGACCGACAGCCATGTGGCGTCCGACGTCGGGCGGTACAGCCGGGTGACCGCGCTGCTGGCCGCCGAAGAGGCCGCCCATGGCTGA
- a CDS encoding ATP-binding protein, whose translation MRATPLDRAGSRWYRTFDNPSPLVKQSPTVIATILAALLTWWNADLPFTHFGAAAAGIVIVLLATVQAAVLSARHVYDGWVVLLIPMIDIVGLGLFRAGTGGAASLFSSFVLLPAVWIAAAPGIRYVFVVGGLTSLALLMPYFADPPGNWVAWLRGVVAPLVFAAVAAVVNELSRQQRERAEQAEELVGERTAALADNVKMIVQLREKEHQYRSLVESYEGLWSSITAQAVIATNRHGVITAWNPGAERLLGLSSAEALNDVRVDRFFSESSLVALASDCTQEQLSALDADLPPGLRALFAGADDEETAESDVDVVTASGTPVPSRVTVNPYRDGSGTQQGYLLVVTDESKAVEVARMKDEFVGMISHELRTPLSAIIGFLDLLQNDPAQPLTDEQQEFVGIIERNAQRLLTLVGDLLFTAQVESGRFPLDRAEADVAELVRAAVASSGPHAQRGGIEISAEVDADSIRLLLDANRIGQALDNLLSNAIKFTPRGGRVTARARIVDGGVELSVRDTGVGIPEDEQGMLFTRFFRASTATRNAVPGVGLGLTITRAIVLAHGGTMDVTSKEGVGTEFRFVLPSAPKTETLRTLSRAD comes from the coding sequence GTGAGGGCGACTCCGCTCGATCGTGCAGGGAGCCGGTGGTACCGGACCTTCGACAACCCGAGCCCGTTGGTCAAGCAGTCTCCCACGGTCATCGCCACCATCCTCGCCGCACTGCTGACGTGGTGGAATGCGGATCTGCCTTTCACTCATTTCGGTGCCGCTGCCGCGGGGATCGTCATCGTGCTGCTCGCGACCGTCCAGGCCGCAGTGTTGAGCGCTCGGCACGTGTACGACGGATGGGTCGTACTCCTCATCCCGATGATCGACATCGTGGGGCTCGGTCTGTTCCGCGCAGGAACGGGCGGAGCGGCCTCGCTCTTCTCCTCTTTCGTGCTGCTGCCCGCCGTGTGGATCGCGGCGGCTCCGGGCATCCGCTACGTCTTCGTCGTGGGCGGGTTGACCTCTCTCGCGCTGCTCATGCCGTATTTCGCGGATCCTCCCGGCAACTGGGTCGCCTGGCTGCGCGGTGTCGTCGCCCCCCTCGTGTTCGCCGCCGTCGCCGCGGTCGTCAACGAGCTGTCCCGCCAGCAGCGCGAGCGGGCGGAACAGGCGGAGGAACTCGTGGGGGAGCGCACGGCCGCACTCGCCGACAACGTCAAGATGATCGTGCAACTGCGCGAGAAAGAGCATCAGTACCGGTCTCTCGTGGAGTCCTACGAGGGTCTGTGGTCGTCGATCACGGCCCAGGCGGTCATCGCGACCAACCGGCACGGCGTGATCACGGCATGGAACCCCGGGGCGGAGCGGCTGCTGGGCCTCTCCTCCGCAGAGGCGCTGAACGACGTGCGCGTCGACCGGTTCTTCTCCGAGTCCTCGTTGGTCGCTCTGGCGAGCGACTGCACCCAGGAGCAGCTCAGCGCGCTCGACGCGGACCTGCCGCCGGGGCTGCGGGCCCTCTTCGCCGGCGCGGACGACGAGGAGACCGCGGAGAGCGATGTCGATGTGGTGACGGCTTCCGGCACCCCCGTGCCGTCCCGGGTGACGGTGAATCCGTATCGAGACGGTTCCGGTACCCAGCAGGGATACCTGCTGGTGGTGACCGACGAGAGCAAGGCGGTCGAGGTCGCGCGGATGAAGGACGAGTTCGTCGGGATGATCTCCCATGAGCTGCGGACCCCGCTGAGTGCCATCATCGGCTTCCTCGACCTGCTGCAGAACGACCCGGCGCAGCCGCTCACCGACGAGCAGCAGGAGTTCGTGGGAATCATCGAGCGCAACGCGCAGCGCCTGCTCACCCTCGTCGGCGACCTGCTCTTCACCGCGCAGGTCGAATCCGGTCGCTTTCCGCTGGATCGCGCGGAGGCCGATGTGGCCGAACTCGTCCGTGCCGCCGTCGCCTCTTCGGGGCCGCATGCGCAGCGCGGGGGCATCGAGATATCGGCCGAGGTCGACGCCGACTCCATCCGGCTCCTCCTCGACGCGAACCGTATCGGCCAGGCCCTCGACAACCTGCTGTCGAACGCGATCAAGTTCACCCCGCGCGGGGGGCGTGTCACCGCTCGCGCCCGGATCGTCGACGGCGGGGTGGAGCTCTCGGTGCGCGACACGGGCGTCGGCATCCCCGAAGACGAGCAGGGGATGCTGTTCACCCGTTTCTTCCGGGCCTCCACGGCGACCAGGAACGCGGTTCCCGGCGTGGGGCTGGGCCTCACCATCACCCGTGCGATCGTCCTCGCCCACGGCGGCACGATGGATGTGACCAGCAAGGAAGGCGTGGGCACCGAGTTCCGCTTCGTGCTGCCGTCTGCGCCGAAGACCGAGACGCTGAGGACGCTGAGCCGCGCGGACTGA
- a CDS encoding ABC-F family ATP-binding cassette domain-containing protein, with amino-acid sequence MGYIDVSGVALTLPDGRPLLDEATFRVGAGSTSALIGPNGAGKTTLLRIIRGDQAAESGVVTIDGGLGVMDQFVGHGEPGQTVHDLLVGVSPARVRAAAVALEVAENALIERDENDTQMAYASAITEYADAGGYEHQTVWDQCTVSALGVPFERARFRELTSLSGGEQKRLALEALLRGPDEVLLLDEPDNYLDVPAKRWLEERLRETSKTVLLVSHDRELLARAADRLITLEPGGAGSTAWVHGGGFATYHQARADRMDRLDELRRRWDEQHEKLRTLVANLKVKASANDGFASRYQAAQTRLRKFQEAGPPEERPPAQDFDMRLRGARTGKRAVVASALELTGLMRPFDAEIWYGDRVAVLGSNGSGKSHFLRLLARGGSDPDPTLGHVTSAAEQVSDVPHTGRATLGARIVPGLFAQTHAHPEFVGRSLLDILHRGDDRRDGMPRDAASSALDRYGLVRQSKQTFESLSGGQQARFQVLLLELSGATLLLLDEPTDNLDLESAEALEDALVRYAGTVLAVTHDRWFARSFDRFLVFGSDGDVYESDAPVWDERRVVRAR; translated from the coding sequence GTGGGATACATCGATGTTTCCGGAGTGGCGCTGACGCTGCCGGACGGCAGACCGCTTCTCGACGAGGCGACGTTCCGGGTGGGCGCGGGTTCGACGAGCGCTCTGATCGGCCCGAACGGCGCAGGAAAGACGACTCTGCTGCGGATCATCCGTGGCGATCAGGCAGCCGAGTCCGGCGTCGTGACCATCGACGGCGGGTTGGGTGTGATGGACCAGTTCGTGGGGCACGGTGAGCCCGGCCAGACGGTGCACGACCTGCTGGTGGGTGTCTCCCCTGCACGCGTTCGGGCCGCAGCCGTGGCGCTCGAGGTCGCCGAGAACGCGCTGATCGAGAGAGACGAGAACGATACGCAGATGGCGTACGCCTCGGCGATCACGGAGTATGCGGATGCCGGGGGCTACGAGCACCAGACCGTCTGGGATCAGTGCACGGTGAGCGCGTTGGGCGTGCCGTTCGAACGGGCGAGGTTCCGCGAACTGACGTCATTGTCCGGCGGTGAGCAGAAGCGACTGGCGCTCGAGGCTCTGTTGCGGGGGCCTGACGAGGTGCTGCTGCTCGACGAGCCGGACAACTACCTCGACGTCCCGGCGAAGCGGTGGCTCGAGGAGCGGCTCCGGGAGACGTCGAAGACCGTGCTTCTCGTGTCTCACGACCGCGAACTTCTCGCCCGTGCCGCCGACCGCCTGATCACGCTCGAGCCCGGTGGTGCCGGCTCGACGGCGTGGGTGCACGGCGGCGGTTTTGCGACGTATCACCAGGCGCGTGCCGACCGGATGGATCGGCTCGACGAGCTTCGGCGGCGCTGGGACGAACAGCACGAGAAGCTGCGCACCCTCGTGGCGAACCTGAAGGTGAAGGCATCGGCGAACGACGGCTTCGCTTCGCGGTACCAGGCGGCGCAGACACGTCTGCGGAAGTTCCAGGAAGCGGGGCCGCCTGAAGAACGCCCGCCGGCTCAGGACTTCGACATGCGGTTGCGCGGCGCCCGCACCGGCAAACGTGCCGTCGTGGCGTCTGCTCTCGAGCTGACCGGGCTCATGCGGCCTTTCGACGCCGAGATCTGGTACGGCGACCGGGTCGCCGTCCTCGGCTCCAACGGGTCAGGCAAGTCGCACTTCCTGCGGCTGCTGGCTCGTGGGGGCAGCGATCCGGATCCCACCCTCGGGCACGTCACCTCGGCCGCTGAGCAGGTGAGCGACGTGCCGCACACCGGCAGAGCGACCCTCGGCGCGCGCATCGTTCCGGGGTTGTTCGCGCAGACGCACGCGCATCCGGAGTTCGTCGGGCGTTCGCTCCTCGACATCCTGCATCGCGGTGATGACCGACGCGACGGGATGCCGCGGGATGCGGCGAGCTCGGCACTGGACCGCTACGGTCTGGTGCGCCAGTCGAAGCAGACCTTCGAGTCTCTCTCGGGGGGACAGCAGGCGCGGTTCCAGGTGCTGCTGCTGGAACTGTCCGGAGCGACGCTGCTGCTGCTCGACGAACCGACGGACAACCTCGACCTGGAGTCGGCGGAAGCCCTGGAGGATGCGCTGGTGCGCTACGCGGGGACGGTTCTCGCCGTCACCCACGACCGGTGGTTCGCGCGCTCCTTCGACCGGTTCCTGGTCTTCGGGTCGGACGGCGACGTCTACGAGTCCGACGCCCCGGTGTGGGACGAACGGCGGGTGGTGCGGGCGCGCTGA
- a CDS encoding glycosyltransferase produces MADLTWLETVLVVFLLLCVFIGTLPVINTAWQFLMLPLHAFRNHYAEAAPYHPNVAVIIPAWNEGLVIGAAIERLLQLEYPVDRLRVFVVDDASTDDTPAVVLSKAAAHPGRVVHLRRDKGGEGKAHTLNHGLDVVLADAWTEAVLIMDADVIFARDSLRKLSRHLADEKVGAVTAYIPEASRDRNYLTRFIAIEYVIGQLSARRTQNVGGAIACLAGGAQLHSRANLEAIGGRIPTGTLAEDTMTTFEGQLKGRRMVFEPHAVVGAEEPRTIDSLWKQRLRWARGNVQLTSIYRRLWFRPSRTHNLGSVSFGLAWFTILLLPVFMVLASAAMLTLLLLHSDIAEFVFRFMWIFAACVYLYSMIYAVQLDPRIGRQSWREALMFPGLGALILMAIALFPWIFEQGLAQLGLAVTDDTRFLWAVLFYSWGPISLLGIWLARAIESLPGGRFFAGLLLYICGFGSLLCAITVDSYIKEWRRADASWIKTEKIGRVDS; encoded by the coding sequence ATGGCTGACCTCACCTGGCTGGAGACCGTGCTGGTCGTCTTCCTGCTCCTGTGCGTCTTCATCGGGACCCTGCCCGTCATCAACACCGCGTGGCAGTTCCTCATGCTGCCTCTCCACGCTTTCCGCAATCACTACGCGGAGGCGGCGCCCTATCACCCGAACGTCGCCGTCATCATCCCCGCCTGGAACGAAGGGCTCGTCATCGGTGCCGCGATCGAGCGGCTGCTGCAGCTCGAGTACCCGGTCGACCGGCTCCGAGTGTTCGTCGTGGACGACGCCTCGACCGATGACACCCCGGCGGTCGTCCTGTCGAAGGCGGCTGCACACCCCGGCCGGGTCGTGCACCTCCGGCGGGACAAGGGCGGCGAGGGCAAGGCCCACACCCTCAACCATGGACTCGACGTGGTGCTCGCGGATGCGTGGACGGAGGCGGTGCTCATCATGGACGCCGATGTCATCTTCGCCCGGGATTCGCTGCGCAAGCTCAGCCGTCACCTCGCCGATGAGAAGGTCGGCGCCGTCACCGCGTACATCCCCGAAGCCAGCCGGGACCGCAACTACCTCACGCGGTTCATCGCCATCGAGTACGTGATCGGTCAGCTCTCCGCCCGTCGAACGCAGAACGTCGGGGGAGCGATCGCCTGCCTCGCCGGCGGGGCACAGCTGCATTCGCGCGCGAACCTCGAGGCGATCGGCGGACGCATTCCCACCGGCACCCTGGCCGAAGACACGATGACCACGTTCGAGGGGCAGCTCAAGGGGCGGCGGATGGTCTTCGAGCCGCACGCGGTCGTCGGCGCCGAAGAACCGCGCACGATCGACAGCCTCTGGAAGCAGCGGCTGCGTTGGGCGCGCGGCAACGTGCAGTTGACCTCGATCTACCGGCGACTCTGGTTCCGCCCGAGTCGCACGCACAATCTGGGCAGCGTGTCGTTCGGGCTGGCGTGGTTCACGATCCTGCTTCTTCCTGTCTTCATGGTGCTCGCCTCCGCAGCCATGCTCACCCTTCTCCTCCTGCACAGCGACATCGCCGAGTTCGTCTTCCGCTTCATGTGGATCTTCGCGGCGTGCGTGTATCTCTACTCGATGATCTACGCCGTGCAGCTGGACCCTCGCATCGGGCGGCAGTCCTGGCGGGAAGCACTCATGTTCCCGGGGCTCGGCGCGCTGATCCTGATGGCCATCGCCCTGTTCCCGTGGATCTTCGAGCAGGGCCTGGCGCAACTCGGGCTCGCGGTGACAGACGACACACGGTTCCTGTGGGCTGTGCTCTTCTACAGCTGGGGACCGATCTCGTTGCTCGGAATCTGGCTCGCGCGGGCCATCGAATCGCTTCCCGGCGGGCGTTTCTTCGCCGGACTGCTGCTCTACATCTGCGGCTTCGGCTCGCTGCTGTGCGCCATCACGGTTGATTCCTACATCAAGGAGTGGCGCCGAGCCGACGCCTCTTGGATCAAGACCGAGAAGATCGGACGGGTCGACTCATGA
- a CDS encoding response regulator — translation MTGRPLALVVEDAADQAALLRRYLEREGFDVFVAVDAESAIAAFPEIDPVVAVLDLLLPGISGQECARLVQKRFPGCFLIISSVFDAADYPPADAALPKPIIGAHLHAIIAGVPR, via the coding sequence ATGACCGGTCGGCCACTGGCCCTCGTCGTCGAGGATGCGGCAGACCAGGCGGCGCTGCTGCGTCGCTATCTGGAACGCGAGGGTTTCGACGTGTTCGTCGCCGTCGACGCGGAATCCGCGATCGCCGCCTTCCCCGAGATCGATCCCGTCGTCGCCGTCCTCGACCTCCTTCTGCCGGGGATCTCGGGTCAGGAATGCGCACGCCTGGTGCAGAAGCGATTCCCCGGGTGCTTCCTCATCATCAGCTCGGTCTTCGACGCTGCGGACTACCCGCCCGCGGATGCCGCGTTGCCGAAGCCCATCATCGGTGCGCACCTGCACGCCATCATCGCGGGGGTGCCGCGGTGA
- a CDS encoding DUF2277 domain-containing protein codes for MCRNIVPLNNLEPAATDEECHDAAVQFVRKIAGTATPSRANQEVFERAVAEIEVATRRLLDGLVTSAPPKNRQEEAAKRQARSAERYEAIRVFQQEKRAARTAS; via the coding sequence ATGTGCAGAAACATCGTTCCGCTGAACAACCTGGAACCCGCGGCGACCGACGAGGAGTGTCACGACGCGGCGGTGCAGTTCGTGCGCAAGATCGCCGGGACGGCGACACCCTCCCGCGCGAATCAGGAGGTGTTCGAGCGTGCCGTCGCCGAGATCGAGGTCGCGACCCGCCGCCTGCTCGACGGCCTCGTGACGTCAGCGCCACCGAAGAATCGCCAGGAAGAGGCCGCCAAGCGCCAGGCGCGTTCCGCCGAGCGATATGAGGCGATCCGGGTCTTCCAGCAGGAGAAGAGGGCTGCGCGCACGGCATCCTGA
- a CDS encoding response regulator, producing MPEATPRVLVVDDDPDVALLVKTVLERRAGCIVDVAEDGNAAIARMAEVRPDVVVTDIEMPGLSGLELLAELRRTAPNIPVIVMTAHVSVDYAVSALRAQADEFLTKPLDNAKLVEAVTRLAEEGRRRREAARPKESVLAIGAHPDDVEIGVGGLLAAHAHAEDEITILTLSRGARGGDADSRQSESLATAEMLGARLFVKDLVDTEISGGGATVRLIEEVVQEIQPTIVYTHSHNDRHQDHRAVSEATIVATRRVGTVACYQSPSSTIDFRPTRFVRIDHYLDDKLRLLERFSTQTGTRDYLSPDFVTATARYWSRFGGGQAVEPLEVVRETAEFVGAHELTRRES from the coding sequence ATGCCTGAGGCAACCCCTCGCGTTCTCGTCGTCGACGACGACCCTGATGTCGCGCTGCTGGTGAAGACGGTCCTCGAACGACGGGCCGGCTGCATCGTCGACGTCGCCGAAGACGGCAACGCCGCGATCGCCCGCATGGCGGAAGTGCGCCCCGACGTCGTCGTCACCGATATCGAGATGCCCGGGCTCAGCGGCCTCGAGCTGCTTGCCGAGCTGCGGCGCACCGCGCCGAACATCCCGGTGATCGTCATGACGGCCCACGTCTCTGTCGATTACGCCGTCTCGGCGCTGCGCGCACAGGCCGACGAGTTCCTCACCAAACCGCTCGACAACGCGAAACTGGTCGAGGCCGTCACGCGGCTCGCCGAAGAAGGGCGTCGCCGTCGCGAAGCGGCGCGCCCGAAGGAGAGCGTCTTGGCGATCGGCGCGCACCCGGACGACGTCGAGATCGGCGTCGGAGGGCTTCTCGCCGCCCATGCCCACGCCGAGGACGAGATCACCATCCTCACGCTGTCGCGCGGAGCGCGCGGCGGCGATGCCGACAGCAGGCAGAGCGAATCGCTGGCGACGGCCGAGATGCTTGGAGCGCGACTGTTCGTGAAGGATCTGGTCGACACGGAGATCTCCGGCGGCGGCGCGACCGTCCGCCTCATCGAGGAAGTCGTGCAGGAGATCCAGCCGACCATCGTCTACACGCATTCCCACAACGACCGCCACCAGGACCACCGAGCCGTGAGCGAGGCCACCATCGTCGCGACGCGTCGGGTGGGGACCGTGGCCTGCTACCAGAGCCCGTCGTCGACGATCGACTTCCGCCCGACGCGCTTTGTGCGGATCGATCACTATCTCGACGACAAGCTCCGACTCCTGGAACGGTTCAGCACCCAGACCGGAACCCGCGACTACCTCTCGCCGGACTTCGTCACGGCGACGGCTCGGTACTGGTCCCGGTTCGGCGGCGGTCAGGCGGTCGAACCCCTGGAAGTGGTGCGCGAGACGGCAGAGTTCGTCGGCGCGCACGAACTCACACGACGGGAGAGCTGA